Proteins encoded by one window of Halomonas sp. SH5A2:
- a CDS encoding histone deacetylase family protein: protein MHNVIAFYDDRVLAHEPNIEAEFLSDRIDKRIRHLLAGLPVPWKYPEHPGRLKAIQHLLAKAPIEGLTFEGGKAATHEQLARVHTTSYLTDIFSLRGKNAWLDVDTTAVSPGSIDAAEVAAGTAIAAVEAVVEKRAKSAFALVRPPGHHAEPVRARGFCLFNNVAVAAAHARSALGCERVLIVDWDAHHGNGTQDIFWAEPNVMFFDIHRAAPFYPSSGHLEEVGAGLAEGTTINVPLPAGAGDEAFLKAFHDILAPAAEWFKPDIILVSAGFDPHWHDLALNVSYDGFGALTGFLQQLAEKHCDGRLVFVLEGGYNLESLANGTRAVLSVLAGNTVPAPDTCGIAEVQAAADFHRTAFQSE from the coding sequence ATGCACAACGTTATCGCCTTCTATGATGATCGCGTCCTTGCCCACGAACCCAATATCGAGGCCGAATTTTTATCTGACCGGATCGATAAACGAATTCGTCACCTACTTGCTGGCCTGCCGGTGCCATGGAAGTATCCTGAGCACCCTGGCCGCTTGAAAGCCATACAACACCTGCTAGCAAAAGCCCCCATTGAAGGCCTGACGTTTGAAGGGGGCAAAGCGGCCACCCATGAGCAGCTGGCGCGGGTGCATACCACCTCTTATTTGACCGATATTTTCAGCTTACGTGGCAAAAATGCCTGGCTGGACGTGGATACCACGGCGGTCTCACCCGGTAGTATCGATGCCGCGGAAGTGGCGGCGGGTACCGCGATTGCCGCTGTTGAGGCAGTCGTAGAAAAACGCGCTAAAAGCGCCTTTGCCCTTGTACGCCCGCCGGGGCACCACGCCGAACCGGTCCGCGCACGCGGTTTCTGTCTGTTCAATAATGTCGCCGTTGCAGCAGCCCATGCCCGCAGCGCCCTTGGCTGCGAACGGGTGCTGATCGTCGATTGGGACGCCCACCACGGCAACGGCACCCAAGATATCTTTTGGGCCGAGCCCAACGTCATGTTTTTCGACATACACCGCGCAGCACCCTTCTACCCAAGCTCAGGTCACTTGGAAGAAGTCGGTGCCGGACTGGCCGAAGGCACCACCATCAATGTTCCGCTACCAGCCGGCGCCGGTGACGAGGCTTTTCTCAAGGCGTTTCATGACATCCTGGCCCCAGCGGCGGAATGGTTTAAGCCCGATATTATTTTAGTCTCCGCCGGCTTCGATCCGCACTGGCACGATTTAGCCCTCAATGTTTCCTACGACGGGTTTGGCGCACTAACCGGATTTTTACAACAGTTGGCTGAAAAGCATTGCGACGGTCGTTTGGTGTTTGTACTGGAGGGCGGCTACAACTTGGAGTCCTTGGCCAACGGTACTAGAGCGGTACTCTCGGTGCTGGCAGGCAACACTGTCCCGGCACCTGATACCTGCGGCATTGCGGAAGTTCAAGCCGCCGCGGATTTTCACCGAACGGCGTTTCAATCTGAATAG
- the sufC gene encoding Fe-S cluster assembly ATPase SufC, with protein MLEVKDLHVTVEGSEILKGLSLTINEGEVHALMGPNGAGKSTLSAVIAGKDGYEVTQGSITFKGQDVLEMEIEERAQAGLLLGFQYPVEIPGVKNIYLLKAALNAQRVARGEDELPAPEFMKLVKEKLGLMKMDASFLQRAVNEGFSGGEKKRNEILQMLVLQPKLAMLDEIDSGLDIDAMKVVADGVNSLRAEDRAILLVTHYQRLLDYIVPDKVHVLVDGRIVKTGDAELAKELEANGYEGIEESAA; from the coding sequence ATGTTGGAAGTTAAAGATTTACACGTCACCGTCGAAGGCAGCGAGATTCTTAAAGGCCTTAGCCTGACGATCAACGAGGGTGAAGTGCATGCCTTGATGGGCCCCAACGGCGCGGGTAAATCCACGCTGTCGGCTGTGATTGCCGGGAAGGATGGCTACGAAGTCACCCAGGGCAGCATAACCTTCAAAGGTCAGGACGTGCTGGAAATGGAAATCGAAGAGCGCGCCCAGGCAGGCCTGCTGTTGGGTTTCCAGTACCCGGTTGAGATCCCCGGGGTGAAAAATATCTACCTGCTCAAAGCAGCGCTCAACGCCCAGCGCGTCGCGCGGGGTGAGGACGAGTTGCCAGCGCCCGAGTTCATGAAACTTGTAAAAGAGAAGCTGGGCCTGATGAAGATGGATGCCAGCTTTCTGCAGCGTGCGGTCAACGAAGGTTTCTCCGGCGGCGAGAAAAAGCGCAACGAAATCCTGCAAATGCTGGTGCTTCAACCCAAGCTCGCCATGCTTGACGAGATCGATTCGGGGCTTGATATCGACGCCATGAAAGTCGTTGCCGACGGGGTCAACAGCCTGCGCGCCGAAGACCGCGCGATTCTGCTGGTCACCCACTACCAGCGCCTGCTCGATTACATCGTGCCGGACAAGGTTCACGTGCTGGTCGACGGGCGCATTGTCAAAACCGGCGATGCAGAACTTGCCAAAGAGCTGGAAGCAAACGGGTACGAAGGTATTGAGGAGTCTGCGGCATGA
- the fadA gene encoding acetyl-CoA C-acyltransferase FadA, translating to MSLNPRDIVVVDAVRTAMAKAKNGAFRNVRAENLSAAAMQALFQRNANLDASEVDDVIWGCVNQTLEQSMNIARNAAIMTGIPRSVPAQTVNRLCGSSMSALHIASANIKAGMGDFYIIGGVEHMEHVPMAHGVDVNPAASKHAAKAAMMMGLTAELLGKMHGVSREDQDKFGVRSHQRAQAAMEKGYFDNEIIGVEGHDQQGFKVMVKNDEVIRPDASMESMANLKPVFDPRNGTVTAGTSSALSVGASAMAVMSYERAQALGLEPIAKVLSTGVAGCDASIMGYGPVPASKKALKAAGLSATDIQTVELNEAFAAQGIPVLKDLGFLDAMDEKVNLHGGAIALGHPLGCSGSRICTTLLNVMQQRDTTLGLATMCIGMGQGVATVFERLK from the coding sequence ATGAGTTTGAATCCGAGAGATATCGTGGTGGTCGACGCCGTACGTACCGCCATGGCAAAAGCCAAAAACGGCGCTTTCCGCAATGTGCGGGCTGAAAACCTGTCGGCAGCTGCCATGCAGGCCCTGTTTCAGCGCAACGCCAACCTGGACGCCTCAGAAGTCGATGACGTGATCTGGGGCTGTGTGAACCAGACGCTTGAACAGTCGATGAACATTGCCCGTAACGCGGCGATCATGACCGGTATTCCGCGCTCAGTACCCGCGCAAACGGTTAATCGGCTGTGCGGTTCTTCCATGAGTGCGTTGCACATCGCATCGGCCAACATTAAAGCGGGGATGGGCGATTTTTACATCATCGGTGGGGTCGAGCACATGGAGCACGTACCCATGGCTCATGGCGTTGACGTGAACCCCGCCGCCAGCAAGCATGCGGCCAAAGCTGCCATGATGATGGGCCTGACCGCTGAACTGCTGGGTAAAATGCACGGCGTCTCTCGTGAAGATCAGGATAAGTTTGGCGTTCGTTCCCACCAGCGTGCCCAGGCCGCGATGGAAAAAGGCTACTTTGACAACGAAATCATCGGTGTTGAAGGCCATGATCAGCAAGGCTTCAAAGTCATGGTCAAAAACGACGAGGTGATTCGCCCCGATGCCAGCATGGAGTCGATGGCCAATCTCAAGCCGGTATTTGACCCGCGCAACGGTACCGTGACCGCCGGCACGTCTTCGGCGCTGTCGGTAGGTGCCTCCGCGATGGCGGTAATGAGCTACGAGCGTGCCCAGGCCCTGGGGCTTGAGCCGATTGCCAAGGTGCTGTCTACCGGCGTTGCTGGGTGTGATGCGTCCATTATGGGCTATGGCCCGGTGCCTGCTTCCAAGAAGGCGCTGAAAGCGGCGGGGCTGTCCGCGACCGATATTCAGACAGTCGAGCTGAACGAGGCGTTTGCCGCTCAGGGCATCCCCGTGTTGAAAGACCTGGGTTTCCTGGATGCCATGGACGAGAAGGTCAACCTGCACGGTGGCGCCATTGCCCTGGGGCACCCGCTGGGGTGCTCGGGGTCGCGTATCTGCACCACGCTGCTTAACGTGATGCAGCAGCGTGATACTACTCTGGGTCTTGCCACGATGTGTATCGGCATGGGGCAGGGCGTTGCCACGGTGTTTGAGCGGTTGAAGTAA
- a CDS encoding flavodoxin family protein — MKQLLIVAHTPSPNTQALCDAAYRGATHSDLENVRCVVKTPFEAGPDDVMACDGILLGTTENLGYMSGALKDFFDRSYYGVIEEKQGLPCALYIRAGLDGTGTQRAVESITSGLRWRWVQPPLTLQGEWQDDFVSQVEELGLYLAFSLDNGIV; from the coding sequence ATGAAACAACTACTCATCGTTGCCCATACTCCGTCACCGAATACCCAGGCGCTCTGCGATGCTGCCTATCGCGGCGCGACGCATAGCGACCTTGAAAACGTGCGCTGCGTGGTCAAGACACCTTTCGAGGCCGGGCCAGACGATGTAATGGCCTGCGACGGCATCCTGCTCGGCACCACGGAAAACCTGGGTTACATGAGCGGTGCGCTCAAAGATTTTTTCGATCGCAGCTACTACGGCGTCATAGAGGAAAAACAGGGCCTGCCTTGCGCGCTGTACATTCGTGCCGGGCTTGACGGTACAGGCACACAGCGAGCGGTGGAAAGCATCACTTCCGGGCTGCGCTGGCGATGGGTACAGCCACCACTCACCCTGCAGGGCGAGTGGCAGGATGATTTTGTCAGCCAGGTGGAGGAGCTGGGGCTCTATTTAGCGTTTAGCCTGGATAATGGCATTGTATAA
- the slyA gene encoding transcriptional regulator SlyA: MASSIGFRIARLPHLWRSILDRRLAPLGLTQTRWVTLYHLWRLGDGQPQCDLARAIGVEAPSLVRTLSQLEEQGLVERRACDSDRRSKRIHLTDAAMPLLEQIDNVAKEARKEMFEGLSEADLEQLGEWLERIEQNGLAIQARDLQEAAS; the protein is encoded by the coding sequence ATGGCATCATCAATTGGTTTTCGCATTGCTCGCCTGCCCCATCTGTGGCGTTCGATATTAGATCGACGCTTGGCGCCGCTGGGCCTCACGCAGACACGCTGGGTGACGCTCTACCATCTCTGGCGCCTGGGCGATGGCCAGCCCCAGTGTGACCTGGCCCGCGCAATAGGCGTTGAAGCCCCTTCTTTGGTTCGCACACTCAGTCAGCTCGAAGAGCAGGGCCTGGTGGAACGGCGCGCTTGCGATAGCGACCGTCGCAGTAAACGTATCCACCTGACTGATGCGGCCATGCCACTGCTTGAGCAGATAGACAACGTGGCAAAGGAAGCCCGCAAAGAAATGTTCGAAGGTCTCTCGGAAGCGGACCTGGAGCAACTGGGTGAATGGCTGGAACGCATTGAGCAAAACGGACTCGCCATTCAGGCGCGCGATCTACAGGAAGCGGCTTCCTGA
- a CDS encoding YbhB/YbcL family Raf kinase inhibitor-like protein, with the protein MAFALSSMQVTSSAFENHQAIPGRYTAEHDDVSPALAWQGVPEGTKGFAVVCHDPDAPLVKEGTYGFVHWVLYNLPGDLNELSENTALGTVGANDFGNQGYGGPMPPEGHGTHYYYFWVLALDHQTALPEGLTLAELLREVEPNLLGMNRLVGTYQRN; encoded by the coding sequence ATGGCGTTTGCTCTATCCTCGATGCAAGTTACCAGCAGTGCTTTTGAAAACCATCAGGCTATTCCTGGTCGGTACACTGCCGAGCACGATGATGTCTCGCCAGCCCTGGCGTGGCAGGGTGTGCCGGAAGGAACCAAAGGTTTCGCCGTTGTTTGCCACGACCCCGATGCACCGCTGGTTAAAGAAGGTACCTACGGGTTTGTTCATTGGGTGCTGTACAACCTGCCGGGCGATCTCAACGAGCTGAGTGAAAATACTGCGCTCGGCACCGTAGGTGCCAATGATTTCGGCAACCAAGGATATGGTGGCCCCATGCCGCCAGAAGGCCACGGTACGCATTATTATTATTTTTGGGTGCTGGCGCTTGACCATCAAACGGCCTTGCCCGAAGGGCTGACGCTGGCAGAATTGCTGCGCGAAGTGGAGCCAAACCTGCTAGGCATGAATCGACTGGTTGGTACCTATCAGCGCAACTAA
- the sufB gene encoding Fe-S cluster assembly protein SufB encodes MATEEMEQLVRRDYKEGFVTDIESDTLPPGLDENTIAFISNKKGEPEWMLEWRLDAFRQWQKMKEPSWAHLNYPPIDYQSISYFSAPKRPEDRPQSLDEVDPKLLETYEKLGIPLHERAALAGVAVDAVFDSVSVATTFKAQLAEAGVIFCSISEAIRDYPELVKQYLGTVVPQNDNYFAALNSAVFTDGSFVFVPEGVTCPMELSTYFRINAANTGQFERTLIICESRAQVSYLEGCTAPMRDENQLHAAVVELVALDDAYIKYSTVQNWYPGDEDGKGGIYNFVTKRGECRGARSRISWTQVETGSAITWKYPSCVLRGKDSIGEFYSVAVTNGRQQADTGTKMIHIGEGTRSYIVAKGISAGKSDQSYRGLVKIGPRAKGARNFTQCDSLLIGDKSGAHTFPYQEIGNSTAKIEHEATTSKIGEDQLFYCQSRGITEEDAVSMIVNGFCKDVFQELPMEFAVEAEALLNVTLEGAVG; translated from the coding sequence ATGGCAACTGAAGAAATGGAACAGTTGGTTCGTCGCGATTACAAAGAAGGCTTTGTAACAGATATCGAAAGCGACACCCTGCCACCTGGCCTGGATGAAAACACCATCGCCTTTATCTCCAATAAAAAAGGCGAGCCGGAGTGGATGCTGGAGTGGCGATTGGACGCTTTTCGTCAGTGGCAAAAGATGAAAGAGCCATCCTGGGCGCATCTAAATTATCCGCCGATTGACTACCAGTCGATTTCCTATTTCAGTGCACCGAAGCGTCCCGAAGATCGCCCTCAGAGCCTTGATGAAGTCGATCCTAAGCTACTGGAAACCTACGAGAAACTGGGTATTCCGCTACATGAGCGGGCGGCGCTTGCGGGTGTGGCTGTCGATGCAGTTTTTGACTCCGTCTCGGTTGCCACCACGTTTAAAGCGCAGTTGGCCGAAGCGGGGGTGATCTTCTGCTCGATCTCTGAAGCGATCCGTGACTACCCGGAACTGGTTAAACAGTACCTGGGAACTGTCGTGCCACAAAATGATAACTATTTTGCGGCGCTGAACTCTGCTGTGTTTACCGATGGGTCCTTTGTCTTTGTGCCGGAAGGCGTGACCTGCCCGATGGAGCTGTCGACCTACTTCCGCATCAACGCGGCCAACACCGGCCAGTTCGAGCGTACGCTGATCATCTGCGAAAGCCGCGCCCAAGTCTCCTACCTGGAAGGCTGTACAGCGCCAATGCGCGATGAAAACCAGCTGCACGCGGCGGTGGTAGAGCTTGTCGCATTGGACGATGCCTATATCAAATATTCCACCGTCCAGAACTGGTATCCCGGCGATGAAGACGGCAAGGGCGGCATTTACAACTTCGTGACCAAGCGTGGCGAGTGCCGCGGCGCGCGTTCGCGGATCAGTTGGACTCAGGTTGAAACCGGGTCAGCCATCACCTGGAAATATCCTTCCTGTGTACTGCGCGGTAAAGACAGTATCGGCGAGTTCTATTCTGTCGCCGTTACGAACGGCCGCCAGCAGGCCGATACCGGCACCAAGATGATCCACATTGGGGAAGGTACCCGCTCTTATATCGTGGCTAAGGGTATCTCTGCCGGTAAGAGCGATCAGTCCTACCGCGGCCTTGTGAAAATCGGCCCGCGTGCCAAAGGGGCCCGTAACTTTACCCAGTGCGACTCGCTGCTTATTGGTGACAAGTCAGGTGCGCATACCTTCCCCTACCAGGAAATTGGTAACAGTACGGCCAAAATTGAGCACGAAGCCACCACGTCCAAAATTGGTGAAGACCAACTGTTCTACTGCCAGAGCCGGGGTATCACCGAGGAAGACGCGGTCAGCATGATCGTTAACGGCTTCTGCAAGGATGTGTTCCAAGAGTTGCCGATGGAGTTCGCGGTCGAGGCTGAAGCACTCCTGAACGTGACACTGGAAGGCGCGGTAGGCTAA
- a CDS encoding thiol-disulfide oxidoreductase DCC family protein produces the protein MPTNAMINVYYDAICPGCRKDRRRFERWAGKRARDIDWLDVTEHQQLLRDKGIAPEAALRSLHIELSDGRMIEGIDAYRLLMQRIPLFYPAAWLIGLPGIKQALRRYYDHWVQKRLKREGRWPPQ, from the coding sequence ATGCCGACGAATGCCATGATCAACGTGTATTACGATGCGATCTGCCCTGGCTGTCGTAAGGATAGACGGCGCTTTGAACGCTGGGCAGGTAAGCGTGCCAGAGATATTGATTGGCTTGATGTGACCGAGCATCAGCAGCTCCTGCGCGACAAGGGGATAGCGCCGGAAGCTGCCTTACGCTCGCTGCATATCGAGCTTAGCGACGGGCGCATGATTGAAGGTATTGATGCCTACCGGTTACTCATGCAGCGTATACCGTTATTTTATCCGGCGGCATGGCTGATCGGTTTGCCTGGCATCAAGCAGGCGCTGCGTCGTTACTACGATCACTGGGTGCAGAAACGCTTGAAGCGTGAGGGCCGCTGGCCGCCCCAGTAA
- a CDS encoding DUF5924 family protein yields the protein MGTLLTQARIAALQSFVERLVVRLKPWTWLWPPLAFAAGLGSFFLVDRQQWLGAALALGLLFAWLLLLSESLVGRWLAHRGYPTLPKGTATFIAQMIHQETLFFTLPFILITTVWNSGQSLFSLCVVAMAVLSIIDPMYYKIAGRWRGVYFMFHALCVFLVVLVTLPIMLHLTTGQSLLLAIVAMLLVAMPSFWHLLKQRSFSGWFSLLAMMFLVAGLAWFGRAWVPPASLWMTGTALSPALNIQQREPRGASALTPQAIKQNGLYVYTAIRAPRGLSETISHVWHHNGEQLDVVDLDINGGREEGYRAWSHKLNFPEDPSGRWRVDIMTDSGQRLGLIRFTVSEDTEEATFADSDIRPAGLSRLNLQRFIAGRDRDVDQTGDE from the coding sequence ATGGGCACGCTGCTCACACAGGCGCGCATCGCCGCTTTGCAATCGTTTGTGGAACGACTCGTCGTTCGTTTAAAACCATGGACCTGGCTGTGGCCCCCTTTAGCCTTTGCGGCTGGTCTTGGCAGCTTCTTTCTTGTCGATCGCCAGCAATGGCTAGGTGCCGCGCTGGCATTGGGGCTTTTGTTTGCTTGGCTATTACTGCTTTCTGAAAGCCTGGTAGGTCGTTGGCTTGCTCATCGTGGGTATCCAACGCTACCCAAGGGGACAGCGACGTTTATCGCGCAGATGATCCACCAGGAAACCTTATTTTTCACGCTGCCGTTTATTTTAATCACCACCGTCTGGAACAGCGGGCAAAGTCTGTTTTCGCTTTGCGTCGTGGCCATGGCGGTGTTATCGATTATTGACCCTATGTATTACAAGATTGCCGGTCGCTGGCGCGGTGTCTACTTTATGTTCCACGCGCTGTGTGTGTTTTTGGTGGTGCTGGTCACGCTGCCAATCATGCTTCACTTAACCACCGGGCAGAGTTTGCTACTTGCCATTGTGGCCATGTTGCTGGTGGCAATGCCCAGCTTCTGGCATCTGCTGAAACAACGTTCGTTCAGCGGCTGGTTCTCATTACTCGCCATGATGTTCCTGGTAGCGGGCCTGGCGTGGTTTGGGCGCGCCTGGGTGCCGCCGGCCAGCCTATGGATGACCGGTACGGCGCTGTCACCTGCTCTCAATATTCAGCAGCGAGAACCCCGCGGCGCCAGCGCATTGACCCCCCAGGCGATTAAGCAAAACGGCCTTTATGTCTATACCGCCATCCGCGCCCCAAGGGGCTTGAGTGAAACGATTTCCCATGTGTGGCATCACAATGGTGAGCAGCTGGACGTCGTCGATCTGGATATCAACGGAGGGCGGGAAGAAGGTTACCGGGCCTGGAGCCACAAGCTGAACTTCCCCGAGGATCCGTCTGGCCGCTGGCGGGTGGATATCATGACGGATAGCGGCCAGCGGTTAGGCCTGATTCGATTCACCGTTAGCGAAGATACCGAAGAGGCGACGTTCGCAGACAGTGATATTCGGCCAGCGGGCTTGAGCAGGCTGAACCTTCAGCGCTTTATCGCCGGCCGTGATCGAGACGTTGACCAAACCGGCGACGAATAA
- a CDS encoding SUF system Fe-S cluster assembly regulator, with amino-acid sequence MLKLSRLTDYAAVVMAQIARQPQASHAAADLADAVQLPRPTVSKTLKMLVKAGLLESQRGAQGGYRLARPASHITAADIISAIEGPVAMTECSQAEGDCELVATCGVADNWQRVSLAIRTLLESVTLAHLADTTPIKLPVQLPIQSISLSAVTA; translated from the coding sequence ATGCTCAAGCTTTCTCGGCTGACAGACTATGCCGCCGTGGTGATGGCGCAAATTGCCCGTCAGCCACAGGCATCGCATGCGGCGGCTGATCTGGCCGACGCGGTGCAGTTGCCTCGTCCAACGGTGAGCAAAACCCTTAAAATGCTGGTGAAAGCAGGACTTCTTGAGTCACAGCGCGGCGCCCAGGGCGGCTATCGTCTTGCCCGACCCGCCTCTCACATCACGGCGGCTGATATCATTTCGGCGATTGAAGGGCCGGTAGCGATGACCGAGTGCAGCCAAGCGGAAGGTGATTGCGAGCTGGTGGCGACCTGTGGCGTGGCGGACAACTGGCAGCGGGTATCCCTTGCCATTCGAACGCTGCTGGAAAGTGTGACGCTTGCCCATTTGGCCGATACCACACCGATCAAGTTACCCGTGCAGCTACCTATTCAAAGTATCAGCCTGTCGGCCGTAACCGCGTGA
- the fadB gene encoding fatty acid oxidation complex subunit alpha FadB, whose translation MIYQGNAITVERRDTQGGNDIAMLTFDLKDESVNKLSSAVVTELGEAVKALQAETGLQGLVIGSAKEAFIVGADITEFHGMFSKGEDQIAEMLEQVHGIFNAIEDLPFPTVAAINGLALGGGCEVLLTTDFRVMSEKAKIGLPETKLGILPGWGGCVRLPRLIGADNAIEWIAGGTENRADAALKMGAVDAVVAHELLQDAALDILDRANSGELDFRARREEKTSPLKLNAIEQMMAFETAKGYVAGKAGPHYPAPVEAIKVIQKGAGEERGRAQAIEAKAFAKLALSSVAFNLVGLFLNDQVVKKKGGKYEKQAQPVKQTAVLGAGIMGGGIAYQSASKGTPILMKDIKDDALELGLKEARKLFAKQVERNKLTTEQMAEKLTNIRPTLSYGDFGNVDLVVEAVVENPKVKDAVLTEVEGLVGENTILTSNTSTISINRLAQNLKRPENFCGMHFFNPVHRMPLVEVIRGEKTSDAAVAATVAYARAMGKTPIVVNDCPGFLVNRVLFPYFGGFSFLVEQGADFQQVDKVMEKFGWPMGPAYLLDVVGMDTAVHANEVMAEGFPDRMARDGKTAIQVMYDNERLGQKNDKGFYAYEEDKKGKPTKVTDEAAYALVKDVVKEHKEFSDEDIIARMMVPLCLETVRCLEDGIVATPAEADMALIYGIGFPPFRGGALRYIDAMGVAEFVKLADGLADELGPLYAPTEKLRQMAKNDERFYTAGDQA comes from the coding sequence ATGATCTATCAAGGCAATGCCATCACGGTGGAGCGTCGTGACACCCAAGGTGGCAATGACATCGCAATGCTCACTTTCGATTTGAAAGATGAGTCCGTCAACAAGCTGTCCAGTGCCGTGGTGACAGAGCTGGGAGAGGCGGTAAAAGCCCTTCAGGCAGAAACCGGGTTGCAGGGGCTGGTCATTGGCAGTGCCAAAGAAGCCTTTATTGTCGGTGCCGATATCACCGAGTTTCACGGCATGTTCTCCAAGGGCGAGGATCAGATTGCCGAGATGCTTGAGCAGGTGCATGGCATCTTCAACGCCATTGAAGACCTGCCTTTCCCGACGGTAGCGGCGATTAACGGGCTGGCACTGGGTGGTGGTTGCGAGGTACTGCTGACCACCGATTTTCGTGTCATGAGCGAAAAAGCCAAGATCGGTCTGCCGGAAACCAAGCTGGGCATTCTGCCGGGTTGGGGTGGCTGTGTACGCCTGCCGCGCCTGATTGGCGCTGACAACGCAATTGAATGGATTGCTGGTGGTACTGAAAACCGCGCTGATGCGGCGCTCAAGATGGGTGCCGTGGACGCGGTTGTTGCCCATGAGCTGCTCCAGGACGCTGCACTGGATATTCTCGACCGCGCCAATAGCGGTGAGCTTGACTTCCGGGCACGTCGCGAAGAAAAGACAAGCCCGCTGAAGCTCAATGCCATCGAGCAGATGATGGCGTTTGAAACCGCCAAAGGCTATGTGGCAGGTAAAGCCGGGCCGCATTACCCCGCGCCGGTAGAAGCTATCAAAGTCATTCAAAAAGGTGCGGGCGAGGAGCGTGGTCGCGCCCAGGCGATTGAAGCCAAGGCTTTCGCCAAGCTGGCACTGAGCAGCGTGGCGTTTAATCTGGTTGGCCTGTTCCTGAACGATCAGGTGGTCAAGAAGAAGGGCGGCAAGTACGAAAAACAGGCACAGCCGGTGAAACAAACCGCTGTGCTGGGCGCGGGCATCATGGGCGGCGGTATTGCCTATCAGAGTGCTTCCAAAGGCACCCCCATCCTGATGAAGGATATCAAGGACGATGCCCTTGAATTGGGCCTCAAGGAAGCCCGAAAGCTGTTCGCCAAGCAGGTGGAGCGCAACAAGCTGACCACCGAGCAGATGGCCGAAAAGCTCACCAATATACGCCCGACGCTTTCTTACGGTGATTTTGGCAATGTCGATCTGGTTGTCGAAGCAGTCGTCGAGAACCCGAAAGTCAAAGACGCGGTGCTTACGGAAGTCGAGGGGTTAGTCGGTGAAAACACCATTCTGACCTCCAATACCTCGACGATCTCGATCAACCGGCTGGCGCAAAACCTCAAGCGCCCGGAAAACTTCTGCGGCATGCACTTCTTCAACCCGGTGCACCGTATGCCGTTGGTGGAAGTGATCCGCGGTGAGAAAACGTCGGATGCCGCCGTTGCCGCCACGGTTGCTTACGCTCGCGCCATGGGCAAAACGCCTATCGTGGTTAACGATTGTCCAGGGTTTCTGGTCAATCGCGTATTGTTCCCCTATTTCGGTGGCTTCAGCTTCCTGGTCGAGCAGGGCGCCGACTTCCAGCAGGTCGACAAGGTCATGGAAAAATTTGGCTGGCCTATGGGTCCCGCGTACCTGCTCGACGTGGTCGGCATGGACACCGCGGTACACGCCAACGAGGTGATGGCCGAAGGCTTCCCCGATCGTATGGCGCGGGATGGCAAAACCGCCATTCAGGTCATGTACGACAACGAGCGTCTCGGTCAGAAGAATGACAAGGGCTTCTACGCCTACGAAGAGGACAAAAAGGGTAAGCCGACGAAAGTGACCGATGAAGCGGCCTACGCCTTGGTCAAAGACGTGGTGAAAGAGCACAAGGAGTTTTCCGACGAGGACATTATCGCTCGCATGATGGTGCCGCTGTGCCTGGAAACCGTACGCTGCCTGGAAGACGGTATTGTCGCGACACCTGCCGAAGCTGATATGGCGCTGATTTACGGTATCGGGTTCCCGCCGTTCCGCGGTGGCGCGTTGCGCTACATCGATGCCATGGGCGTCGCCGAATTCGTCAAGCTGGCTGATGGCTTGGCCGATGAGTTGGGCCCGCTTTACGCGCCCACCGAAAAGCTGCGCCAAATGGCTAAAAATGACGAGCGCTTTTACACCGCCGGCGATCAGGCCTAA
- a CDS encoding preprotein translocase subunit YajC gives MEWLIIVFIMLFVLAPVMWLKPSPRQKRTMAMRLHASRKGVTIKQQKPPLHGFRGTMPAYRWYYPQQQPGPDFVLVRDQHASQELEPYHAGWRWRIAPLRPLPSAAETPLKALLERLPLDALVLESTPSSLTLWWWESQNAARFDTYLDDFNQLRDQLSGQADSAPQEPPLSGSRFL, from the coding sequence ATGGAATGGTTGATTATTGTCTTTATTATGCTGTTCGTTTTGGCGCCGGTAATGTGGTTAAAACCGAGTCCACGCCAAAAGAGAACCATGGCAATGCGCCTGCACGCCAGCCGTAAAGGGGTAACGATCAAGCAGCAAAAGCCACCGCTTCATGGGTTCAGGGGCACCATGCCCGCTTATCGTTGGTACTACCCCCAGCAGCAACCGGGGCCTGATTTTGTGCTTGTCCGCGACCAGCACGCCAGCCAGGAGCTCGAGCCCTACCATGCAGGATGGCGCTGGCGCATCGCGCCGCTAAGACCTCTCCCGAGCGCTGCTGAAACGCCACTCAAGGCGCTGCTGGAACGCCTGCCACTGGATGCGCTGGTACTAGAGTCAACGCCCAGTTCACTGACGCTGTGGTGGTGGGAATCGCAGAATGCCGCGCGCTTTGATACCTATCTGGATGATTTTAATCAGCTACGTGATCAACTGTCGGGACAGGCGGATAGCGCTCCTCAAGAACCACCCTTGTCAGGAAGCCGCTTCCTGTAG